The Planifilum fulgidum sequence CGAGGGAAATCCTCCCACTTCCCTCCTCCGGATGGCCCGCAGCCTGGCGGACAAAAACCGCCTGCGCATCCTCCGCTATCTGTCCGGAGGCCCCCGCAGCTTTATGGAAATCGTCCGCCATACGGGACTGGCCAAGAGCACCGTGCATCACCATATGGTTTCGCTGCGGTCGGCGGGTCTGGTCCGAATGATGCTGGAAAAGGAGCGAAACGAGGCCCGCTACGCCTTGCGAAGGGAGGTGCCGGATCGCCTTCATGGCCTGCTTGCGGAATATCTGAAGGGGGAAAATCGTCCTTCCGATCCGCCTTGATGTTTCGGTCCTGCTGAACCGGCACGCATCTTCCCGCACGCATCTTCCCGGGGGTGAGAGGGAAACGATGAAGGAATTGATTCGAAACCGCAGGTTTCTTCTGGTCTGGCTGGCCCAGGCCGCATCAGGACTCGGCGGAATCTTCGCCATGTTTATCGAGGCGTGGTTGGTGTATTCCATCACCGGATCCAAGATGGCCATGAGCGGATTGGTCATGGCGTTCATGATCGCCTCCCTCACCGTTCAGTTGGGGGCGGGGCCGTTTCTGGACCGCTGGGACCGGCGCCTTGTGATGGCCCTTTCGCAGTGGTCCCGGGCCGTGGGATATCTGGTTCCCACTGCGCTGTATGTCCTGGATTCCCTCTCCTTGTGGCATCTGTACCTGGCGGTCGTGATCGGAGGGATGGCCGAGCCCCTATTTCGGTCCTCCAGCATGGCTTACCTTCCGGATCTTCTTCCCGAAAAGCAGCTGGTCAAGGGAAACGCCGTGTTGGAAGGAACCATGAACGGGATGGCCCTGGTCGGCCCTCCCCTGGCAGGGGTGGCGCTGGGGTGGCTGGGCCCGGAGATGATCCTGTCCGCTTTGGTCTTTTTGCTGGCGCTGTCGGGAACTCTGCTCATCCTGTTGCCCGGGAGCCGTCCGGACGCCAAGGGCGAAAAACAATCCTGGATCGCCCAGTTCAAGGAAGGGTTGGGCATTTTCAGGGTGCATCCGATGCTGCTGGGGACGGCTCTGCTGATCATGACGAGCAATTTCGCCTACGGGGCGATCGAACCCCTGTTTCTTCCCTATGTGTCGGAACTTCTCCACGGCACACCGGTGCAATTCGGCCTGCTCACCTCCGCCTTCTCCCTGGGCATGCTGTTGGGTTCCGTGTGGATGAGTTTTCGGGAGGAACCCCGAAACCGCCGCATGTACATGATTTTGTCCAACGGGGTGGCGGGGGTGGCCATTGCCGTGATGGGCGCTGTTCACCTGTTCCCCGTCGCACTCTTGATGGGCTTCGTGTCCGGGATCTGCGCCATCGTTTTCAACGTGCTGAACACCACCCTTTACCAGCGCTTTGTTCCCAAGGAGATTCGCGGTCGCGTCTTCACCGTCCGCATCCTGCTGGCCCAGTCGGCCATTCCCCTCGGCGCGTTTTTGGGCGGCGGATTTGCGGAGCTGTGGGGTCTTGCCCCCCTGTTTCTCATCGCGGGAGGGGTGGTGATCCTGGTGACGGTGGTCGCCTGGTTCCATCCGGTGTTCCATCGATTGAACCAGCAGGTGTCCGCCCCGCAGAAGGAGGAAATCTCCTTGTCGGGCTGAGGTCACTGGCTGCCGAAGGCTTGGGAACGCGATGAGACGTGCGCAGGGCGCGGAGGGCTGCCGTGTCGTGCCCCGAGCGTGTGAACCGGAAAATGCGGCGGAACTTGCCGGCTTTCGGCCGGGGCGTTTTTTGATCGGAGAGAGGTTTGCGGGAAGGGGGTGAAGAAGAGAAATAAAACCGAAAATATGTTCCTGTTCCTGGAGGCCGGGCTGTCGATGCATTCCTTCTTTATTCACACGGCCTTATCTTCCGATCTGGATCGGCCAGGCGGCCGCCGGGATGGGCGGCAGTTTCGCCACCTTTGTCCAGTCCTGGCTGATGTATGAACTGACGGGCTCCAAACTGGCGATGGGGAGCCTGTGGCTGGTGTTTATGCTGCCGGGCGTTTTGGTGAAGCTGGTGTCGGGGCCCTGTCTGGACCGGTGGGATCCGAAGCGGCTGATGATCGCCGTCCAATGGTCGAGGGCGGCGATTTTTCTCCTGCCTTTCGGGATGTTGGCGCTGCATGCGCTGGAGGTATGGCACCTGTGCCTGACGACGATCGCCGCGGGCATGACGGAGCAGCTCTTTCGCCCGGACGGCATGGCCTATGTGGCCGGGACCTTTCCGGGGGAGAAGATGGCGAGGGTCAATTCCCTCCTGGAAGGAACCATGCAGTTGACGCAGCTGACGGGACCGGCGCTGGCGGGCTGGGCGTTGGCGGAAGCGGAGGGGGACAGTTTACCCGTCTTGGCCGCTCTGGTCGCGATGACCGCCGGTTCGGGAGCGGCGCCCCTTCCTCTGCCCCGGGCGGAGGGAGGAGTGCGGAGAAAAAAAGCCGGTTGGTTGGGGCAGTTGATCGAGGGATTCCGCTTTTTCCGGCTGTCTCCCCTTTTCTGTGGACCGGGTTGCTCATGACGGCGGTCAACTTCTGCACCGGGGCGTTTCTTCCGATGATCCTCCCCTTTGTGACGGAGCGGCTGGGGGGATCATCGGCGGAATATGGCTTGTATATGGCCGCCTATCCCTTGGGCTTCATGTTGGGGGCCCTTTACACCGGGTGGATCGGGGAACCCTCGGACCGACGGCGGCGGATGCTCGGTGCGCTGTTCTTCCAGGGCGGCTTTATGTGCCTTCCCGCATGGACCCGCTCCTTTCCCGTCGCGCTGGTGCCGGAGACCGGTGTCGGCGTCTGCGCGCCCTGTTTACCGTTCAGAACACCCCCTTTTACCGGAGGCACGTCCCGGCGGATCTGCGCGGAAGAGTCTTCGCCCTGCGCATGTTGATCGCCCGGTCCGGTTTTCCCCTGGGTGCGCTGTTTGCCGCGGGATTTACGGAATGGATGGGCCTTTCGCTTCTGTTCACCCTTCTCGGAGGGATTGTTTTGACGGCGGCGGCATCGGCCTGGTTTTCCCCCGTGTACCGGGAGTTAAACCGGGCGGCGATGCGGAATTCGGAGGAGGGAGCGCGGCGGGTGAGGATCAGATAATTTCTTTTATTCGGTAAAAAATGCGAAAACTTTCCTTCCTCATCAATATAAATGGTATACTAAAGAAGTGGTGTAAAACCGCTGCTTTCGTGAAAAATTCCTGAAGTTCCGGGGAGGTTCCCTTTGAAAAAGGAGTGATGGGATGAAGTTAACCACCAAGATCTTGATCGGGATTGTGCTCGGCCTCATTGTAGGTGCGGCGCTTCATTTGTACTTTCCGTCGGTCTTTGACGTTTTGAATGAATATATCTTCGATCCCGTTGCGGTGTTGTTCATCAAGGCGATCAAGATGATCGTGGTTCCGCTGGTTTTCTTCTCGATCGCGTCGGGAGCGGCGGGAATCGCAGATCCCCGGAAGCTGGGGCGGATCGGGGGAAAAACGATCTTATTGTATCTTTTGACGACGGCGGTGGCGATCACCGTCGGGTTGATGCTGGCCAACGTCATCGCTCCCGGCGAGGGAGTCCACATCGGAGAAGCCTCGGAAAAACCCGATATCCAAGAAGCTCCTCCGATCAAGGAGACGCTGCTTAACATCATTCCGGAAAACCCGGTCCAGGCGATGGCGGAGGCGGAGATGCTTCAAATCATCTTTTTCGCCCTGTTCTTCGGGATCGCCATGGCACTGCTGGGTGAAAAGGCGGACCGGGTGAAAGCGGTGATCGAACAGGGGAACGAAGTGACCATCAAGATGGTGGATCTGGTGATGAAAACCGCCCCCTATGCCGCCTTCGCCCTGATGGCCCGGGCCATCGGTCAAGCGGGGATCGAACTGATCGGATCCATGGCCTGGTATATGGTCACCATCCTCGGGGCGCTGCTTTTGCATATGGCCATTATCTACAGCTTGCTGATCTGGGCATTGGGGAAAATGAATCCGCTTCAATTCTTCAAGGCGATGGGGCCGGCCATGGAAGTGGCCTTCACCACCAGCAGCAGCGCGGCAACCCTTCCGGTCACGATGGAGTGTGTGGAAAGGGATCTGAAGGTGCCCAAAAGCATCAGCAGCTTTGTCCTGCCCCTGGGCGCGACGGTGAACATGGACGGCACGGCGATCATGCAGGGGGTGGCCGCCGTATTCATCGCCCAACTGTACGGCATCGATCTATCGCTGGTGGAGCAGGGAATGATCCTTCTGACCGCCACCCTGGCCTCCATCGGAACGGCGGCGGTCCCCGGGGCGGGTCTGGTGATCCTGTCGATGGTGCTCACCTCCGTCGGATTGCCGGTGGAGGGAATCGCCATCATCATGGGCGTGGACCGGCTTTTGGACATGAGCCGGACCGTGACCAACATCACCGGCGACGCCTGCGTGGCCGTCTGCGTGGCGAGGACGGAGGAACGACGTGCGGAGGCGGCTTCCGCGGCGGAACTCAGTGCGTAAATCAAACCCGGCGCCTCATGGGCGCCGGGTTTCTTGGCTCTGGAAGGAGAGGCTGGATGGCTGACTTGATCCGTGGAAGGGGCGGATTCCGACGGAAGGGAAGGGCCGGGTGGTTTAATCCCCGAGCCTGTAGCGGAAGACGCCGCCTTTTTCCTCTTTTTTCACCGCCCCCCATTCCTCCAGCAGGTCCAGGTGGCCGAGGGTTTCCGACATGGCCAAGGGAAGCTGTTCCAAGTACTTGGAAGGGAAAAGTCGCTTGCAGAGCTCGAAGCAGGTCAGCGCTTCCCCCTCCGACAGGAAGTCGCGCAGGGTGAGGGCGCGCTTATCCTGCTGGGCAAGCCGCTCCCTAATCAGGGAATGGGCGTGGGAGATCTCTTTTCCGTGGCCGGCGAGGACCAGGGCCAAATCCATATCGAGACAGCTCCTGAGGGACTGGCGATACTGAAGGAGCGGCTTCGCCCGCTCGTCCTCCCCGGGATAGGGCGGTTCGATTAATGCATTGGAGGATACGTGCGCGATCAGATGATCTCCTCCGATCATCAGTCCGTCCGCCTCCCGGTAAAGGGAGATATGGCTTTGGGCATGGCCCTTCGTCTCCTTCACCCGCCATCCGGGCATCCCCGGGACCTCGTCTCCCTCGGCGATTTCCCCGTCCAGATCCGTCCGGCAATTGAATTGCTGCAGCAGTTTGTGCAGCTCGATGTTGGGTCCGATGAGGGATTCCGCCACGCCTCCGGAGTGGAACAGCTCTTCCATGTACCGGTACCATCGGCGGTAAAAGGATTCGTCTTGAAGGATCCAGGGGCGGTTTCGCGGGTGGCCGATGAGGCGGAAATTTCCGTGTTCCCGGAGATAATCGAGCAGGCCCACATGGTCGATATGGTGATGGGTGAGCACCACCTGTTCGATGTCCGAAGGGGAGTAACCCCGCTCCCGCAGCTGGGTTTTCAGGCTTTCCCACGCTTCGTCCGTTTTTGGCCCGGCGTCCACCAGGGTGAGCGATTCGCCCTCCACCAGATAAACGTTGACGGGGCCGATGGGAAAAGGCGTGGGCAGGGAGATCCGATGAATGCCTTTCAGTTTCGCGGAAGTGTTCAACGCCTTCGCCTCCGGTTCGCAAAATGATCGAGGGTCGTTGCTGCGGTTTCCGCCGGTTTCGCGGCGGAAGGCGGGGATGGAACCGAATTGTGAATGAACGGTCATTCATTATATATTATCCATATTATAATGGATTTCGGGGAATTCGGCAACCCAGGAGGGAAGAGGGGCGTTGAAAAACGAACGCTTAGATATAATTACCGTCTTAATGTTCGTCTTTTCCGTTGACTTCCCCTTTCGGGGCTGTTACACTGGGGGTGACGGGATTTTTCTCATATATGCTCGGGAATAGGGCCCGAGTGTCTCTACCCGGAAACCGTAAATTTCCGGACTATGGGAAAAATCCTCCTTTCGGCGTGCGCAAAAGCGCCCGGACGGTGGATTTTTCGGAGGTCCGAAATCCTTGTCCGGGCTCTTTTTGTGAGAAGGAGAAGGGAAGATCCCTCTGCTCATTCATATCGGATCCTTCCGTTGAAAATACTTGCGGATAGGGGAGAAGGCGCATGGAGAAGCCGCTGGTGGGAATCATCATGGGATCGACGTCCGACTGGCCGACGATGAAACGGGCCGCGGAGGTGCTGAAAGAACTGGAGATTCCCCACGAGAAGCGGGTGGTGTCCGCCCACCGGACGCCCGACGAGATGTTTCGTTACGCGGAGGAAGCCGCGGACCGGGGCATCGAAGTAATCATCGCCGGCGCGGGCGGGGCGGCTCACCTGCCGGGGATGGTGGCGGCGAAGACGGTCTTGCCCGTCATCGGTGTGCCGATCAGGACATCGGCGTTGAACGGCCTGGATTCGCTGCTCTCCATCGTGCAGATGCCCGGCGGCGTGCCCGTGGCCACGGTGGCCATCGGGGAGGCGGGGGCCATAAATGCCGGTCTTCTGGCGGCGGAGATCCTGGGCGTCAAGGATCCGTCCATCCGGCAGCGCCTGATCGCCCGGCGGGAGGCGATCCGCCGGCGCGTGCTGGAGGCGGCCGATCCGGAGGCGCAGGGATGATGGGACAAAAGGACATGCCGGGGGATGCCGCATGGGCGTCCGGTGACGGCAAACCACATGCGAAGTGAGTGATCATCCGTGAAAGCGACAACGGAGAGAAAGCGGTCCACCGGCCGGGTGTTCCTCCCCGGGAGCGTGGTGGGCATCCTGGGCGGGGGACAGCTGGGGCGCATGGTGATCCTGGAGGGGCGCAAGATGGGATACCGCTTCGTCACCCTGGATCCCGCCTCCGATTGCCCCGCAGGTCAGGTGGCCGACCGGCACATCGCCAGGGGATTCGATGACCCGGAGGGAGCGGAAGCCCTGGCGGAGGCCGCCGATGTGATCGCCTACGAGTTTGAGAATGTCAGCGCGGATGTCGTCAAGCGTCTGGAGCGGAAGGCGGCGCTTCCCCAGGGGAGCCGGCTGCTGGAGGTGACGCAGCACCGCTTGCGGGAAAAGGAGACCCTCGCGGCGGGCGGTCTCCCGGTGACTCCCTTCCGGGCGGTGAGGAGCCCGCAGGAGGCGGAGCGGGCAGCCAAAGAACTGGGCCTCCCCTGTGTCATGAAGACGGCCACGGGCGGATACGACGGCAAGGGACAGCGGCTGATCCGCTCCGCCGAGGAAGCGGCGTCCAGCTGGACCGAACTTTCCGCCGGCGGCCGGGAACTGATATTGGAAGCGTTCGTCCCCTTTCGGAAAGAACTGTCCGTGGTGGTGGCCCGGGGGATCGGAGGGGAGACGGCCGCCTTTCCCGTGGCGGAGAACATCCACCGGGACCACATTTTGCACATGTCCATCGTACCCGCCCCTATCGACGGGGAGATCGCCCGGCGGGCGGAAAAGCTCGCCCGGGATGTGGCCCGGCACTTGGGGGTTGTGGGCTTGATCGCCGTCGAGATGTTTCTTCTGGAGGACGGGCGCCTCCTGATCAACGAGCTGGCGCCCCGCCCGCACAATTCGGGCCATTACACCTACGACGCCTGCGCCACTTCTCAATTTGAACAATTTCTGCGGGCGATATGCGGGCTGCCCCTGGGTTCACCCCGGCTGCTCACTCCCGCCGTCATGGTGAATGTCCTGGGACAGCACCTGCCCGGCCTGCTGGAAAAGCTGCCCTCCCTGCCTCCGCAGGTGAAGGTGCACCTGTACGGAAAGCGGGAGGCCCGGCACGGAAGAAAGATGGGACATGTGACCATTTTGGCGGACGCGGCGGAAGCGCTTGAAATCATCCAACAAATCGGCCTTTGGGAAAGGTAGAAAGGGTTGGGACATCATGATCGAACGTTACACCCGCCCCGAAATGGGAGAGATCTGGACGGAGGAAAACCGGTTCCGCGCCTGGCTGAAGGTGGAGATTCTCGCCTGCGAGGCCTGGGCGGAGCTGGGGGTGATTCCCCGGGAAGACGTGGAGAAAATCCGGAAAAACGCCCGGATCGACGTCGCCCGCATTCACGAGATCGAGCGGGAGACCCGGCACGATGTGGTGGCCTTCACCCGGGCGGTGTCGGAAACCCTGGGTCCCGAGTCCAAATGGGTCCATTACGGTCTCACCTCCACCGACGTGGTGGATACGGCCTTATCTTATCTGCTGCTTCAGGCCAACCGGATTTTGCTTAAGGATATTGACCGCTTTCTGGAGGTGCTGAAGAAGAAGGCCCTCCGCTACAAGGACACCGTGATGATGGGGCGCACCCACGGGGTGCACGCGGAACCCACCACCTTCGGCCTGAAAATGGCCCTGTGGTACGCGGAGATGAAGCGAAACCGGGAGCGTTTCGTCCGGGCGATGGAGGAGGTGCGGGTGGGGAAAATCTCCGGCGCCGTGGGCACCTACGCCAACGTCGATCCCTTTGTGGAGGAGTATGTGTGCCGGAAGCTGGGCCTTGAGCCCGCGCCCATTTCGACCCAGACCCTGCAGCGGGACCGCCACGCGGCGTACATGGCCACCCTGGCCCTGATCGCCACCTCCCTGGACAAGTTTGCCACCGAAATCCGCGGCTTGCAGAAGAGCGAGACCCGCGAGGTGGAGGAGGCCTTCAAGGCGGGACAAAAGGGCTCTTCGGCCATGCCCCACAAGCGGAATCCCGTCGGTTCGGAAAATGTGAGCGGCTTGGCCCGGGTGATCCGGGGACACATGATTTCCGCCTACGAAAACGTCCCCCTGTGGCACGAGCGGGACATCTCCCACTCCTCCGTGGAGCGGGTGATCCTGCCCGATGCGACGATCCTCCTCAATTACCTCCTCAACCGCTTTGCGGGAATCGTGGAAGAGCTGACCGTGTTCCCAGAAAACATGAAGCGGAACATGGAGCGCACCTTCGGCCTGATTTATTCCCAGCGGGTCCTCCTCACCCTCATCGACAAGGGAATGAAGCGGGAAGAGGCCTACGACCGGGTGCAGCGCCTGGCGATGCGGGCCTGGGAGGAGCAGCGCCCCTTCCGCCCGCTGGTGGAGGCGGACGAGGTGATATCCAAGGTGCTCACGCCGGAGGAGGTCGCCGACTGTTTCGACTACCGGTACCATCTGAAACACGTGGACACTCTGTTCCGCCGGCTGGGCCTGTTGGACGAGTGATCGGGCCGGCCAAACCTGTGGAGAGGAGTCGGAAAACATGAACCGGGGTGAACTGCTGTACGAGGGGAAGGCGAAAAAGCTGTTTAGGACGGAGGACCCGGATGTGGTGCGGGTGGTGTACAAGGATGATGCCACCGCCTTTGACGGAAAGAAAAAGGGGCATCTTCCGGGCAAGGGGGAGATGAACAACCGGATCAGCGCGTTCTTTTTCCGCTATTTGGCCGAGAAGGGAGTGGACAACCACTTTGTCCGCCGCCTTTCGCCGACGGAGCAGCTGGTCCGGAGGGTGAGGATTCTTCCCCTGGAAGTGGTGGTGCGGAACCGGGCGGCCGGCTCCCTCGCCAAGCGGCTGGGGCTGGAGGAGGGGACGTCCCTGCCCCGGCCGGTGGTGGAGTTTTATTACAAGAACGATGAGCTGGGGGATCCCCTGGTCAACGAGGATCACATCGCCGCCCTTCAGCTGGCGTCTCCGGATCAGCTGGAGGAGATGAAGCATATCGCCCTGCGCGTCAATGGGCTCCTGAAGGAGCTGATGGAGGAGCGCGGGGTGATTCTGGTGGATTTCAAGCTGGAGTTCGGCCTGGACCGGGAGGGCCGGCTTCTGCTGGCGGACGAGATCTCGCCGGATACGTGCCGCTTTTGGGATGCCCGGACGGAAGAGAAGCTGGACAAGGATCGCTTTCGCCGGGACCTGGGGGGCGTCGTGGAGGCGTACCGCGAAATTTGGCGACGGCTGGGAGGAGAAATCCGTGATTAAGGCCACGATCACCGTGAAACTGAAACCGGGCGTGCTGGATCCCCAGGGGGAGGCGGTCAAGAAAGCGCTGCACACCCTGGGATTTGATGAAGTGTCCGATTTGCGCATCGGGAAGACGATGGAGGTTTGGCTAAGCGCCGATGATCCGGCGCAGGCGGAGGAACGGGTGCAGGCCATGTGCGAGAAACTGCTGGCCAATCCGGTCATCGAGACCTATTCCTTCTCGGTGGAGGAGGGGCTCTGATGCGCTTCGCCGTTCCCGTGTTTCCCGGTTCCAACTGCGACGTGGATTGCGTGAAGGCGGTGGAGGAGGTTCTGGAGCAGCCCGTGGATCTGGTGTGGCACACCCAAACTGATCTGTCCGTCTATGACGCCATCATCCTCCCCGGCGGCTTCTCCTACGGGGACTACCTGCGGACGGGGGCCCTGGCCCGCTTTTCCCCGGTGATGGAAGGGGTGAGGGAGGCGGCCGAAAAGGGCAAACTGGTCGTCGGCATCTGCAACGGCTTTCAGATCCTGCTCGAGGCGGGGCTGCTTCCCGGAGCGATGAGGCGGAACGATCATCTGCAGTTCCGCTGCGACATTCAGCTTCTGCGGGTGGAAAAACGCCCGGCTTCCCTTCACCCGGGATTACCGGGAGGGGGAGACGATCCGCATCCCCATCGCCCACGGCGAGGGAAACTATTACTGCGACGAGGAAACCCTGGCGGAGATCAAGCGAAACAATCAGATCGTCTTCCGCTACGCCGGGGAAAACCCGAACGGTTCGGTGGACGACATCGCCGGGATCGTCAACCGGGAGGGGAATGTGCTCGGCATGATGCCCCATCCGGAACGGGCGGTCCACCGCTGGATGGGTTCGGCGGACGGAGTGCGATTCTTCACTTCGATGCTGAAATATTGGAGGGAGAGCGGTGCAGCCTAAGCAAACGACCCGTTCCCGGGAGCCGGGTCCGGAGAGGATCCGCGACAGGAAGCTGTACCGGGAGCTGGGATTGACCGATGAGGAATACGAGCGGGTGGTCCGCTGTCTCGGCCGGCTGCCCAACTGGACGGAGACGGGCATCTACAGCGTGATGTGGTCGGAACACTGCAGTTACAAAAACTCCAAGCCGCTTCTCAGGCGCTTTCCCGTCGACGGCCCCCGGGTTCTGCAGGGGCCCGGGGAGGGGGCCGGCGTGATCGACATCGGGGACGGGCAGGCGGTGGTGTTCAAGATCGAAAGCCACAACCACCCGTCGGCCGTGGAGCCCTTCCAGGGGGCGGCGACGGGCGTCGGCGGGATCATTCGCGACGTTTTCTCCATGGGGGCGCGTCCGGTTGCCCTGCTCAATTCCCTCCGGTTCGGAACTCTGGACCGGCCCCGGGTCCGCTACCTGTTCGGCCAGGTGGTGGCCGGAATCGCCCACTACGGCAACTGCGTCGGGATTCCCACCGTGGGCGGGGAAGTCTGCTTCGACCCCCGTTACGAGGGCAATCCCCTGGTGAACGCCATGTGCGTGGGCATCCTCGACCACGAGGACCTGCAGAAGGGGGTGGCCTCCGGCGAGGGCAATCCGGTGATCTACGTGGGGGCCAGCACCGGACGGGACGGCATTCACGGGGCCACCTTCGCCTCCGAAGAGCTGAGCGAAGCTTCCGAAGAGAAGCGCCCTTCGGTGCAGGTGGGGGATCCCTTCAAGGAGAAATTGCTCCTCGAGGCGTGCCTGGAGATGGTGAAGGAGAACCTGCTGGTCGGGATCCAGGACATGGGCGCCGCCGGCCTCACCTGTTCCAGCGCCGAGATGGCGGCCAAGGGAAAGGTCGGCATGGTGCTGGATCTGGACCGGGTGCCCCAGCGGGAAGCGGAGATGACTCCCTATGAAATGATGCTGTCGGAATCCCAGGAGCGGATGCTCCTGGTCGTGGAAAAGGGGCGCGAGGAGGACATCAGGCGCATCTGCGACAAGTGGGGCCTCATCTGCGCCGTGATCGGGCGGGTGACGGGGGACGGGCGGCTTCGCCTCCTTCACAAGGGAGAGCAAGTGGCGGACATCCCCGTCCAGACCCTGACGGATGCGCCGGTGTACGTCCGGGAAGGGAAGGAGCCCGGTTACTACCGGGAGTTTGCCGCCTTCGATCCGGAGCCGGAGCTTTCGGGAATCGATCCCCAGGAGGCGCTGAGGAAGGTGCTCGCCTCTCCGACGGTGGCCAGCAAGCGCTGGGTGTACCGGCAATATGACCACATGGTGCGCGCCAGCACCGCCGTCCGGCCGGGTTCCGACGCGGCGGTGATCGTCCTGCGGGGGACGGACAAGGCGCTGGCGATGTGCACCGACGGGAACGGCCGGTATGTTTATCTCGATCCGAAGCGAGGCGGGGCGATCGCCGTCGCCGAGGCGGCGCGCAATGTGGTCTGCTCCGGGGCGGAACCTCTGGGAATCACCGACTGCCTCAACTTCGGCAACCCGGAAAAGCCGGAAATTTACTGGCAACTGGCCGGGGCGATCGACGGGATGAGCGAAGCGTGCCGCGTCCTGGGCACCCCGGTGGTCAGCGGGAATGTGAGCCTGTACAACGAGACGAAGGGGCAGGCCGTTCTTCCCACCCCCGTGGTCGGCATGGTGGGGCTGATCCAGAGCCGCCGGCACATCACCACCCAGGACTTCAAGGAGGAGGGCGACCTGATTTTCCTCCTGGGGGAGACCCGGGCGGAGTTGGGCGGAAGCGAGCTGCAGCAGGTGATCACCGGCCGGATCGCCGGGCGTCCGCCGGCGATCGACCTGGAAAAGGAAAAGCGCCTTCAGGATGCGGTGCTTGAGGCGATCCGAAGGGGCTGGGTTTCGTCGGCCCATGACCTGTCCGAGGGCGGGCTGGCCGTGGCGCTGGCGGAGTCCTGCATCGGCGGCGGCCGGGGGGCGGAGATCGATGTCCGGACGGATCTGTCGGCCATCGCCTTCCTCTTCAGTGAAAGCCAATCCCGGGTGCTTCTCAGCGCTTCTCCGGACGCGGCCGAGGAACTGGAACACTTTTTGCGGGAGCGGGGAGTTCCCTTTGAGCGGATCGGGCGGGTGACCGAAGGGCGACTCCGGGTGCGCCTGAACGGCAGGGAAGTGATCGACGCCGGCGTGGGCGAGCTCTCCGACGTGTGGGAAGGGGCGATACCGTGCGCGATGAATCCGTCTTCGACGAACTGAAGGAAGAATGCGGGGTGTTCGGCATCGCCGGCCATCCGGAGGCGGTCCGGCTCACCTATTACGGGCTGCACGCGCTGCAGCACCGGGGACAGGAAAGCGCCGGCATCGCCGCCACCGACGGGGGGGCTTTCCGGCACCACCGCGGCATGGGGCTGGTGACGGAAGTGTTTGATGACGACGGGCTGCGAAAATTGTCGGGGCACACCGCCATCGGCCACGTCCGCTACTCCACCACCGGGGAGAGCGGCCTCCTCAACGCCCAGCCCCTGGTTTTCAACTATCCCTTCGGGCCCTTGGCCCTGGCGACCAACGGCAACCTGGTGAACGCGGGACGCCTGAGGGAGGAACTGGAGCGGGCGGGCTCCATTTTCCAGACCACCACCGACACCGAGGTGATCGCCCATCTGATCGCCCGCTCCCGCCGGGAGCGGCTGGAGGATGCCGTCGTCGACGCCCTGGCGCAGCTGACGGGGGCTTTCGCCCTGTTGATCCTGACCAAGGACCGGCTGCTGGTGGCCCAGGATCCCCACGGCCTGCGCCCCCTCTCCATCGGCCGGCTGGGAGACGCCCACGTCTTTTCCTCGGAAACCTGCGCCTTTGACGCCATCGGGGCGGAGCTGATCCGGGAAGTGCGGCCCGGCGAGCTGATCATCCTGGACCGAAGCGGGCTGCGGAGCCGAACCTTCGCCCCGCCGGCCCGGAGGGCGGTCTGTTCCTTCGAATATATCTACTTCGCCCGTCCCGACAGCGAAATCGGAGGCATCAACGTGCACGCGGCCCGG is a genomic window containing:
- the purF gene encoding amidophosphoribosyltransferase translates to MRDESVFDELKEECGVFGIAGHPEAVRLTYYGLHALQHRGQESAGIAATDGGAFRHHRGMGLVTEVFDDDGLRKLSGHTAIGHVRYSTTGESGLLNAQPLVFNYPFGPLALATNGNLVNAGRLREELERAGSIFQTTTDTEVIAHLIARSRRERLEDAVVDALAQLTGAFALLILTKDRLLVAQDPHGLRPLSIGRLGDAHVFSSETCAFDAIGAELIREVRPGELIILDRSGLRSRTFAPPARRAVCSFEYIYFARPDSEIGGINVHAARKRLGRQLAKEAPAEADVVTGVPDSSISAAIGYAEEAGIPYELGLIKNRYVGRTFIQPSQEMREQGVKMKLSAVRKVVEGKRVVMVDDSLVRGTTSRRIVRMLREAGAAEVHVRISSPPVRFPCFYGIDTSDRDQLIAAGHSVEEIRKIIGADSLAFLSAEGMLEAIGRHPGEPNRGHCLACFDGRYPTKIGDALVMEGRR